A genomic window from Anthocerotibacter panamensis C109 includes:
- the psaM gene encoding photosystem I reaction center subunit XII, which produces MLINNFEVAGAFVAALIAGFFALMLSTTLGKS; this is translated from the coding sequence ATGCTGATCAACAATTTCGAGGTTGCAGGTGCGTTTGTAGCGGCGCTCATCGCCGGATTTTTTGCTTTGATGCTCTCGACGACGCTAGGTAAATCCTAA
- the rpmF gene encoding 50S ribosomal protein L32 — protein MAQPKKKTSNTKRDQRRAHWVRKATVRAEKALALGKSILTERGNFYYPTKEVAEEETEGEG, from the coding sequence ATGGCCCAACCAAAGAAGAAGACTTCCAATACCAAGCGCGACCAGCGCCGCGCCCACTGGGTGCGCAAGGCGACCGTGCGGGCCGAAAAAGCCCTGGCTCTGGGCAAATCCATTCTGACCGAACGCGGCAACTTCTACTATCCGACGAAGGAAGTAGCGGAAGAAGAGACCGAAGGCGAAGGATAA
- a CDS encoding CHAD domain-containing protein: MTEGLHEISFGTYAHGILQTQYEHLVHQEAAVLADEDPEPLHKMRVSCRRLRTALQVFAPVVILPPALSGKRVRDIAQILGELRDLDVQMDGLEGYYRPQLEAEDQPQIHQLGTVLQKYRRKGLSRTSAVLAGSRYRKLKKACETWLAQPVYTPLATRTLFPLVPYLLSPLLARLVLHPGWFLTGATEEDHVLHDLRKELKHARYQAEFLTPFYGEDFSRWLETVKKLQDVLGTIQDAQVLSNVLTREFPDHQESRLAQLVAERRVAALEEWDRLRLPFLNPEDLLALTRRVAHPNPTTA, encoded by the coding sequence GTGACTGAAGGACTCCATGAAATCAGCTTTGGGACCTATGCCCATGGGATTCTCCAGACGCAGTATGAGCACCTGGTCCACCAAGAAGCTGCTGTCCTAGCCGATGAGGACCCCGAGCCGCTGCACAAAATGCGGGTGAGCTGTCGCCGCTTGCGCACAGCCCTCCAGGTCTTTGCCCCTGTAGTGATCTTACCTCCGGCGCTCAGCGGGAAGCGCGTCCGTGATATCGCTCAGATTCTCGGTGAGCTACGCGATCTGGATGTGCAAATGGATGGTCTGGAGGGGTACTATCGACCTCAACTGGAAGCCGAAGACCAGCCTCAGATCCACCAACTGGGAACTGTCCTACAGAAATACCGGCGCAAGGGATTGAGCCGGACATCAGCAGTCCTAGCAGGCTCCCGCTACCGCAAACTAAAAAAAGCCTGTGAAACCTGGCTCGCGCAACCAGTCTATACACCCCTTGCCACGCGCACCCTCTTCCCTTTGGTCCCCTACCTGCTCAGCCCCCTCTTGGCGCGTCTGGTACTGCATCCGGGTTGGTTTTTGACGGGAGCAACGGAGGAAGATCATGTCCTCCACGACCTGCGCAAAGAACTCAAGCACGCTCGCTATCAGGCTGAATTTCTCACGCCTTTTTATGGAGAAGACTTCAGCCGCTGGCTGGAGACCGTTAAAAAGCTCCAGGACGTTTTGGGCACGATCCAGGATGCACAAGTACTATCCAACGTACTGACTCGAGAGTTCCCCGACCACCAGGAAAGTAGGCTAGCGCAGTTGGTCGCCGAGCGCAGGGTAGCAGCTTTAGAGGAATGGGACCGGCTGCGACTCCCTTTCCTCAATCCCGAGGACTTGCTCGCCTTGACTCGGAGGGTAGCTCATCCCAACCCCACAACAGCCTGA
- the miaA gene encoding tRNA (adenosine(37)-N6)-dimethylallyltransferase MiaA: protein MVTSLPLLVLAGPTGTGKTALAVQLAQKLETTVISADSRQVYRDFDLGTAKPTLEEQGGVPHELLDVADPRETYTVAQYQQAAREHIARLHRQGKIPILCGGTGLYIQAVTEGLHLPPVPPDPQLRAQLNLLTDAQLHAQLQTQAPQAAERIHGRDRVRMLRALEILHTLGYLPERTQDSPPYPVLRVGLDCPDLARYTRQLTTRTEAMLARGWLEEIQQLQAIYSRDLPLLKTLGYAQMARHLTGEYTREEAVAETVLRTRQYAKRQRTWFRRYRDMVWFDPIGLPSLVNQILTLLAAQTQPMTQGNTLEN, encoded by the coding sequence GTGGTTACGTCACTGCCCCTTCTCGTCCTTGCCGGTCCCACGGGTACCGGAAAAACCGCCCTAGCGGTCCAACTGGCCCAAAAACTGGAGACTACGGTGATTTCGGCGGATTCGCGCCAAGTCTACCGGGATTTTGACCTCGGCACCGCCAAGCCGACCCTGGAAGAACAGGGCGGGGTGCCCCACGAACTCTTGGACGTGGCCGATCCCCGCGAGACCTACACTGTGGCTCAGTACCAACAGGCAGCTCGAGAACACATTGCCCGCCTGCATCGCCAAGGTAAGATCCCTATCCTCTGTGGCGGGACCGGACTTTATATCCAGGCGGTGACCGAGGGGCTCCACCTCCCTCCCGTCCCTCCTGACCCCCAACTGCGGGCACAGCTAAATCTGCTGACCGATGCCCAACTCCACGCCCAACTCCAGACCCAAGCTCCCCAGGCGGCTGAGCGCATCCATGGACGCGACCGGGTGCGGATGCTGCGGGCCTTAGAAATCCTACATACCCTGGGCTATTTGCCCGAACGCACCCAGGACAGCCCGCCCTATCCGGTCTTGCGGGTGGGCCTCGACTGCCCGGATCTAGCGCGCTACACCCGACAGTTGACCACTCGGACCGAAGCGATGCTCGCTCGGGGCTGGCTGGAGGAAATTCAACAGCTCCAGGCGATCTACAGCCGAGATTTACCCCTGCTCAAGACTCTGGGTTATGCGCAGATGGCCCGCCACCTGACTGGGGAGTATACGCGGGAGGAAGCGGTCGCCGAGACGGTCCTGCGTACCCGCCAGTATGCCAAACGCCAGCGCACCTGGTTCCGGCGTTATCGGGATATGGTCTGGTTTGACCCGATAGGGCTCCCGTCCCTAGTGAACCAGATCCTGACCTTGCTCGCCGCCCAGACCCAGCCCATGACCCAAGGAAATACGCTGGAAAACTGA
- the bchB gene encoding ferredoxin:protochlorophyllide reductase (ATP-dependent) subunit B — translation MKLAYWMYAGPAHIGTLRIASSFKNVQAIMHAPLGDDYFNVMRSMLEREREFTPVTTSVVDRKVLGRGSQDKVVDNIVRKDKEDTPDLIILTPTCTSSILQEDLTNFVARAQLSSDAAVMLADVNHYRVNELQAADRTLAQVISFYLDKMETLPERTAQPSVNILGSTTLGFHNDHDIKELRKLFEDLGIAVNVVAPKGCSIAELKNLSKAWFNVAPYREIGPLAAQYLQERCGQPYIDITPMGVVETARFVRRIQQILSEQGHTVDYEPYIKHQTFEVSQMAWFSRSIDCQNLQGKRVVVFGDTTHAAAMTKILAREMNVTVVFCGTFCKYDEEWLKKEVSEYCEQVVATDDHALIGNMIAKAEPAAIFGTQMERHIGKRLNIPCGVISSPIHIQNFPVGYRPFLGYEGTNHIADLVYNSFTLGMEDHMLEVFSGHDTKEVITKALTADTDLEWDMASTKELGKVPGFVRSKVKRNTEKFAREQKFSKITLEVMYAAKEAAGA, via the coding sequence ATGAAACTTGCCTACTGGATGTATGCTGGTCCCGCCCACATCGGCACCCTGCGCATCGCCAGTTCTTTCAAGAATGTCCAGGCTATTATGCACGCGCCCCTTGGGGATGACTATTTCAATGTCATGCGCTCCATGCTAGAGCGCGAGCGGGAGTTTACCCCCGTGACCACCTCAGTAGTGGACCGCAAGGTGTTGGGGCGCGGTTCCCAAGACAAAGTGGTGGATAACATCGTGCGCAAGGACAAAGAGGACACCCCGGATCTCATCATCCTCACGCCCACCTGCACCTCCAGCATTCTCCAAGAGGACCTCACCAACTTTGTCGCCCGTGCTCAACTCAGCAGCGATGCCGCTGTGATGCTAGCTGACGTGAACCACTACCGGGTCAACGAACTTCAGGCGGCAGACCGGACTTTAGCTCAGGTCATCAGTTTTTACCTGGACAAAATGGAGACCTTGCCCGAACGCACAGCCCAACCCTCCGTCAACATCCTAGGCAGTACAACGCTTGGGTTTCACAACGACCACGACATTAAAGAGTTGCGCAAGCTCTTTGAAGACTTAGGTATCGCCGTCAATGTCGTCGCGCCCAAGGGCTGCTCCATCGCCGAACTGAAGAACCTGAGCAAAGCTTGGTTTAACGTCGCCCCCTACCGCGAAATTGGTCCCTTGGCGGCGCAGTACCTCCAAGAGCGCTGTGGTCAGCCCTACATCGACATCACGCCGATGGGGGTAGTCGAGACGGCTCGGTTTGTGCGTCGTATCCAGCAAATCCTGTCCGAGCAGGGGCATACCGTAGACTACGAGCCCTACATCAAGCACCAGACCTTTGAAGTTTCGCAGATGGCTTGGTTCTCGCGCTCCATTGACTGTCAAAATCTCCAGGGTAAGCGTGTCGTCGTCTTCGGGGACACCACCCACGCCGCCGCTATGACCAAGATCCTCGCACGCGAAATGAATGTCACGGTAGTCTTCTGTGGGACGTTTTGCAAGTACGACGAGGAATGGCTGAAGAAGGAAGTGAGCGAGTACTGCGAACAGGTTGTCGCCACTGATGACCATGCCTTGATTGGAAACATGATCGCCAAAGCCGAACCCGCCGCTATTTTTGGCACGCAGATGGAGCGGCACATCGGCAAGCGCCTCAATATTCCCTGCGGCGTCATCTCGTCTCCGATCCACATCCAAAATTTTCCGGTCGGCTATCGTCCTTTTCTGGGCTACGAGGGCACGAATCATATTGCGGACTTGGTGTACAACTCCTTCACCCTGGGCATGGAGGACCATATGCTGGAGGTCTTCAGCGGTCACGATACTAAGGAAGTGATCACCAAAGCACTCACCGCCGACACGGACCTGGAGTGGGATATGGCTTCGACGAAGGAGTTAGGAAAAGTCCCCGGTTTCGTCCGCTCTAAAGTCAAGCGCAACACCGAAAAGTTCGCCCGCGAACAGAAGTTCAGCAAGATCACGCTGGAGGTCATGTACGCGGCTAAAGAGGCGGCAGGAGCGTAA